A region of bacterium DNA encodes the following proteins:
- a CDS encoding cytochrome c family protein, producing MKKFVTLFIVSVAALALVSIVIAASDTPPDKPVKITIDGQATKPPVTFDHPKHLEYAKKDCQACHHADAKGTGTKCSECHTKDGKENAWQGKKAMPAKKAFHDGCVKCHKEQGKGPVFPKPADCTKCHNS from the coding sequence GTGAAAAAGTTTGTGACGCTCTTCATTGTGTCCGTCGCGGCGCTGGCGCTCGTCAGCATCGTGATCGCGGCTTCCGACACACCGCCGGACAAGCCGGTGAAGATTACGATCGACGGCCAGGCGACCAAGCCGCCGGTGACGTTCGATCACCCGAAGCACCTGGAGTACGCGAAGAAGGATTGCCAGGCCTGCCACCATGCCGACGCCAAGGGCACGGGCACGAAGTGCTCCGAGTGCCACACGAAAGACGGCAAGGAAAACGCCTGGCAGGGCAAAAAAGCCATGCCGGCGAAAAAGGCCTTCCATGATGGTTGCGTGAAATGCCACAAGGAACAGGGAAAGGGCCCCGTCTTCCCGAAACCGGCCGACTGCACGAAGTGCCACAATAGCTGA